From a region of the Vairimorpha necatrix chromosome 4, complete sequence genome:
- a CDS encoding transketolase (TKT) has translation MNKKINNVRTLVVEMVQKANSGHPGAPLGLAPFVYTLFKDYLNINPLDDTWVGRDIFILSNGHACGLQYVMNYLLGFNNIDDLKNFRQVNSYTPGHPERKSRGIETTTGPLGQGLANSVGFAISLKKLNLDNKVYCIFGDGCYMEGISQESFSIAANLNLNNITFIYDFNQITIDGPTSLSMNENVVMRFESLNYEVLEVDGENIEEIKKALDVKTEKIKMIILHTKIGRDSILEGKAKVHGSPIGEEGVKLLKQKYEIPLEDFYISDELVNDWREIKQNKIEKSKQMEIKIDVNEFDLNSLFVDDIFDNGTLATRKTFSMMLNKLKCKSKFICGSADLVGSCLNKFEDGTDFTCENRTGNYINFGIREHAMFGIMNGISGHGYFIPVFSTFLNFVTYGYPSVRLASLDKLNNIYVLTHDSIGLGEDGPTHQPIEVLATMRATPNLIVMRPCDIKECRGALSACLKLNGPKAVVLSRQKLPFIEYSCKDKCQLGAYYLIKHDSPDFILMGTGSEIELCIKIVNEFKDFNISVISFFSWEIFEMQPTEYKKSILIEEIPKISIEALTTFGWNKYSDYQIGLDRFGWSGKYTDVFDEAGFTPGKVMEKIKTFLKK, from the coding sequence atgaataaaaaaatcaacaaTGTTAGAACTCTTGTAGTCGAAATGGTTCAAAAAGCTAATAGTGGCCATCCCGGTGCTCCACTTGGATTGGCACCTTTTGTGTACACACTTTTTAAAGATTACCTAAACATTAATCCTTTAGATGATACCTGGGTCGGCCgagatatatttatattgtcaAATGGACATGCGTGTGGTTTACAATATGTGATGAACTATCTGCTAGGATTTAATAACATCGAtgatctaaaaaattttaggcAAGTAAATAGTTATACGCCAGGACATCCAGAACGAAAATCTCGAGGCATAGAAACCACCACAGGCCCACTAGGACAAGGCCTCGCAAATTCTGTAGGATTCGCGATAtccttaaaaaaattaaatcttGATAATAAAGTGTATTGTATCTTCGGAGATGGATGCTATATGGAAGGCATCTCTCAGGAATCATTTTCTATAGCGGCtaatctaaatttaaacaatataaCTTTTATATACGATTTTAATCAAATAACAATTGATGGTCCAACATCTTTATCAATGAATGAGAATGTCGTTATGAGATTCGAAAGTCTAAATTACGAAGTATTAGAAGTTGATGGAGAAAACattgaagaaataaaaaaagcttTAGATGTAAAAactgaaaaaattaaaatgataattttaCATACTAAAATAGGCAGAGACAGTATTCTTGAAGGAAAAGCGAAAGTACACGGTAGTCCAATAGGCGAAGAAGGAGTGaaacttttaaaacaaaaatatgaaatacctctagaagatttttatatctcaGACGAACTTGTCAACGATTGGCGCgaaattaaacaaaataaaattgaaaaatcgAAACAAATGGAAATCAAAATTGATGTAAATGAATTTGATTTAAACTCTCTATTTGTAgatgatatatttgacaaTGGGACATTGGCTACTCGTAAAACATTTTCAATGATGTtgaacaaattaaaatgcaaatcaaaatttatttgtggCAGTGCTGATTTGGTCGGGTCGTGtttgaataaatttgaagATGGTACAGATTTTACTTGTGAAAACAGAACAggtaattatataaattttggtATAAGAGAACATGCGATGTTTGGTATTATGAATGGTATATCAGGACATGGCTATTTTATACCAGTTTTCAGCACGTTTTTAAACTTTGTTACTTATGGATATCCTTCAGTAAGACTCGCGTCGCtggataaattaaataatatctatGTTTTAACACATGACTCAATCGGGTTGGGCGAAGATGGACCAACACATCAACCAATAGAAGTATTGGCTACTATGAGAGCTACTCCAAATTTAATCGTCATGCGCCCATGTGATATTAAAGAATGTAGAGGTGCTTTATCTGCTTGTTTAAAACTTAATGGTCCAAAAGCAGTGGTTTTAAGTCGTCAGAAACTTCCATTTATTGAATATTCTTGTAAAGACAAATGTCAACTTGGAGCATATTATCTTATAAAACATGATTCTCCTGATTTCATTTTAATGGGAACTGGATCAGAAATAGAACTctgtataaaaattgttaaTGAGTTCAAggattttaatatatcagtaatttcatttttttcttggGAAATATTCGAAATGCAACCTactgaatataaaaaaagcatTTTAATTGAGGAAATACCAAAAATTAGCATTGAAGCTTTGACTACTTTCGGATGGAATAAATATAGTGATTATCAAATTGGACTAGATAGGTTTGGATGGAGTGGTAAATATACAGATGTATTTGATGAAGCTGGGTTTACACCTGGTAAAGTAATGGAAAAGATCAAAacgtttttaaaaaaataa
- a CDS encoding thymidine kinase, whose protein sequence is MVDFYTGSVLSGKSKLLSDFLNILNEKQFWLLQRDIPNHKGEFKIHSRVPGTQEFTPNLIVTKNTNLFEKFEELENKSEIKLVCCDEIQFFTENHVDQLIEIQEKYGVVVKCFGISETHDNKTWDTIKYLKTKVNYTCRIQSGCHYCDKPAVTNIRADLNSETQLIDSINDGESEKYYGCCLECHNKKYKNI, encoded by the coding sequence ATGGTAGATTTTTACACTGGCAGTGTTTTATCCGGTAAAAGTAAGCTATTATCtgattttctaaatattctaaatgaaaaacaattttggtTATTACAAAGAGATATTCCAAATCACAAAGGTGAATTCAAAATTCATTCAAGAGTTCCCGGAACTCAAGAATTTACACCTAATTTGATAGTGACTAAAAAtactaatttatttgaGAAATTTGAAGAGCTTGAAAACAAATCAGAAATCAAATTAGTGTGCTGCGATGAAATACAGTTTTTTACAGAAAACCATGTCGACCAACTAATAGAAATACAAGAAAAGTATGGAGTTGTGGTTAAATGTTTCGGGATTTCTGAGACTCACGATAATAAGACGTGGGATACGATTAAATATCTTAAGACTAAAGTTAATTACACTTGTAGAATTCAATCGGGATGTCATTATTGTGATAAACCAGCTGTCACCAATATTAGAGCAGATTTAAATTCAGAAACACAACTTATAGATTCGATAAATGATGGAGAAtcagaaaaatattatggaTGTTGTCTAGAATGTCATAATAAgaagtataaaaatatttaa